The sequence CTGCTTGGATGACTTGGATCCAGAGCGACTTGCTTCTTCCCGAGCTGCGGCTTTTGCTAAACGCTGCCCGAGGGCCTGGATGTCCCATCTCAGTGACTTTGTGAGAGCAACCGCGGATTCAAGAGATGTGTTTCCCCGTGCCGCTCTGAGGCGTCTCGTTAGTGACTGGATGGCATGGATAGATCACCCATGAGATCTTCACTCACATCAATTCGATCATGTCTATTGACGGTGAGATGACCTAAGCTTCCGTATGAGTGAGACAACATCACCAAAGAGAACACAGAACCAAGCTCACTTGAATCTTGCTTTCTAAACGCTGCTGTAAAGCCAGCAATTCCTCGCGATCTTTACCATCAACGGTCTAGAACGTGTCAGTTCTCTTGCACAAGAGATTTTCAAGGTGAGCTGTATTGATTCACTTTCAGTAAGCGTGACGATTGTCGCATCGCATATGTCGCAGTGATTGCGATTCCAGAGCTGCAGCAGCATATCAGCCTCCACGCTGGCGCATCATCAACCCATTTCAAGCTCACCGAATCGCATAGTTCATCGCCTGCTGGGTCAGCTGTTGTGCAATTGCAGGTCATTAGCTTGCTGTTTACAAGTCCGCCAGACATGTCATGATATTCTCTTACACGTGTCAAGAAGACCTCCATTTTGGCGACAACAAATAATCACTCGGGCTGGTTTAATCTTCGCTGCAGAAGCGACGCTCGCCTCGTCGGACACAAAACAAAGTATGAGGGGCTTATCGATAACGGGGATCGAGCGCCCCGatgatgaaagaaaaagtttCCGTGTTTGATTCTCGAGACGAGGTACACCGAACTGATGATGGATAGTAAGTGTCTTCTACGGCCAGGCAGTAGCTCCGCACCAGCTCATTGTAAAGAAATAGTCAAACGTCTAGACTCGCCTACGTGAGGAGCAAGATTTAGCCCCCACAGTTTATAGTATCGTGACTTTGTGAGAACCTTGCAATGCCCGTCGGGCGTGAATCCTTAGGCGGGACACGAGGATTGTGCAGTGATCGCGGGGCGCTGACTCAGCCGTGCAAATTTCCCGGACAGGTCAAAACCTCACGCAGGACCCCTCATTGTCTATTCCATATCCACTTATCTCGACTCTCGTGTCGCCGTGTCCTTCATTGTGTCCCGGATATCTCCATTCACGATGTCGAACCAGACCCCCGAATCATGGGAGGATGAGCTCTCCCGACAGACTGACGGCGTGAACCTGAACGCCCAGGGCCGCCCTCAAGCTCAGGCGCCGTCCTTCCAGCCCGGTGCAGCATCTTTCCAGCCCGGCGCTGCCTCGTTCACACCCGGTGCCTCTGCCTTCGTTCCTGGACAGCAATACCCGCAgtacggtggtggtggtggtggctaCCAGTACAACCAGTACGGACAACAAGCCTATGGGTATCCCCAGCAGGCCTACGGCCAATACGGCGCATACAACCAGCAGCCCGGCGGTTACAACCAATATTATAACCAGCAGCCCGGTGGTTTCCAGCAGccccagcaacagcagcaagcTCGCCAGAAtgcccccgccgccgcctctcAGCCTGCGCAGGCTGCGCAAGCCCCTGcgcccaaggccaaggtgCTGTCCATCGGAGCCACTTCCTCGACCGCCGCTCCCAAGACCAAGGTGCTCTCTATCGGCACCCCGACTCCGGCCCAGCCCGCAGCTTCTACCCCTGCTGCTCCCGCTGCCTCTACAACCAACGCCACAAGCAAGGGCGACACCAAGGGCGCCGTTGCAGCCGAGGCCGGTGCCAAGCTGACCGCGGCGAAGGCCATTGACAAGACTGAGAAGAAGGCTGATTCAAAGGCTGCCGCGAGCGGACGATCCTCGCCTACTCCCTCGTCTGGTCGCTCCAGCCCTGGCCGTGGCGAGACCGCCAAGGCTGCACGTGCTGCCGATGCCGTGGCCAAGGCCCAGCAGGCTGATGTCGACGAGGCCACCCTGAAGGAAATCTACGGTGAGCGCCGTGAGCATATCAACGTTGTTTTCATTGGTCACGTCGATGCCGGAAAGTCCACGCTGGGTGGCTCTCTGCTCTACTGTACTGGCATGGTGGACGACCGAACTATGGAAAAATATAagaccgaggccaaggcTGCCGGTCGAGAGACCTGGTACCTCTCATGGGCTCTGGATTTGACTAACGAGGAACGTGCAAAGGGTAAGACCGTCGAAGTTGGTCGTGCTTTCTTCAAGGTGACAGTGCCTCACCCCGATGGCCCTATCGAGCGTCACTTCTCTATCCTGGACGCTCCCGGTCACAAGTCCTACGTGCCTCATATGATTGGAGGTGCCTCTCAAGCTGACTTGGGCTGTCTCGTCATTTCAGCCCGTAAGGGTGAGTACGAGACCGGTTTCGAAAAGGGTGGTCAGACCCGTGAGCACGCTCTGCTTGCCCGTAACACTGGTGTTCAAAAGCTGGTCGTTGTGGTCAACAAGATGGACGACCCCACCGTCGAATGGAGCAAGGCTCGTTTCGAAGAGTGTACCGTCAAGGTCATCAAGTTCTTGGAGGCTCTTGGCTACAAAAAGGATGACATCTTCTGCATGCCCATTTCTGCCCAGACCACCTTGAACATCAAGGAAAGGCTGCCCGAGGGCATTGCCCCTTGGTACAACGGCCCGTCATTGCTCGAATACCTTACGCAGTTCAAGCTCCCCGAGCGTAAGATCAATGCTCCCTTTATGATGCCTATCAGTGCCAAGTACCGCGACATGGGTACCATGGCCGAGGGTCGTGTCGAGTCCGGtgtcatcaagaagaacggtAACTATCTGATGATGCCCAACCGCACCGAGGTCTCAATCTCTGCTCTCTATGGCGAAACCGAGGACGAGATCACGACTGCGTCTTGCGGTGACCAAGTCCGCATGCGTCTGCGCggcgttgaagaagaagacttcTTCCCTGGCTTTGTGCTTTGCTCTCCCAAGCGCCCTGTCCACTGTGTTTCAGCCTTCGAAGCCAAGATTCGTATTCTCGACTTGAAGAACATTCTGACCGCCGGCTTCAACTGTGTCCTCCACGTCCACTCTGCTATTGAGGAGGTCACTTTTGCTGCTCTGCTTCACAAACTCGAGCCGGGCACCGGCCGCAAGAGCAAGCGGCCCCCTCCCTTCGCCAACAAGGGTCAGACAATCATTGCTCGCCTGGAGGTGACCAGCACCGCAGGTGCAGTTTGTGTTGAAAGATTCGAGGACTACCAGCAGCTTGGACGATTCACTCTTCGGGATCAGGTATGTGTAAAGATCAACCCATCTGTTGCCATCGTATCGTACTGAATTGGAGCTAATTATTCTCTACAGGGTCAAACCATCGCTATTGGTATGATCACCAAGCTTATCCTCCCGGAGAATGAGGCTTAAATGCTTGATGTCTCTCATCCGCCTTAATGAAATACGCCCCCTTCTACGTGAATTGAAACTCTGCCAGAATATCGAGCTCATTCCTCCACACATGATGTTTTATTTTGATGCTCAACATGACCTCGGGCACTTGGTTGATGAAACTTTGGAGgcaaggggagggaagaaaagccaTGGCTCGGATGTGCATATATGATTAGACTCTGATACTCGCCCTGCGAGGGACACGCTTCGTTTTGACGATCATGAATTTCCTTTATGTTTCTAAATAGAACCCTCTGCGCTTCAACCCCACAAAAGCAGACAAACATTCACGCCTTACGTTGCCTCCTGCTAGTTCAGACAGGCTGAATAGGCTAGGCGAATATAGGCCTCGTGTGTGCCCTCTCATGGACGAGCTCATAGGTGTAGATAAACGGACTACCAACACGCTGCAGGGTATTTGTGGAACGGGGAAGATGGTAGGCGCTCTGACAGCAGGAGACCACTTTTCTGAGAAAGCAGACCTTGGTGGCCGATCACAAAGTTATTtaccgcttcttcttcaccatcgtgaagccatcctcatccacttCGGGCTCGACCTTCTCACGTGGCGCGCGCACCAGCGTTGGCGCATCACCCATCTCGACATCTTCGACATCAGagtcttcctcatcgtcatccgtTTCCTGATCCCCATCTCTCGTGTCGACCTGCTTGAACATGCTCGTCGCCGCAGCTCTCTGTGAACTCTTCTGCTGCCACTTCTCCCAGAGCCCCCGAATAGCTCCAAATTCCCCTCGGGCTGTTTGGGCCTTGTACTCCATGATCTCAAGCGCCACATTCCCGGCACTTTCGTCGTCGACCAAAACTTCGAACTCGTCGTTCATCACTTGGATCAAGACGTCCTCGAGGTCTTCGGCGTCGGTTTCGGGTCGCTCCTTCAGCATATCTGAAATGGCACCGCAAAGCCAGTCACGCTTGTCGCCAGAGGTTGGGCCGCCCCAATTCGATTGAACGGCTAGTGTGAGAGCCGGCCAGTTGTTGAGTACAAGAGTGATGGCCAGATCGAGGAAGGAGGCGGCGTCTGTGGCCGGGGCCCCGGTCGTTGATTGCATGTCCATGGTGGGATGAGGGTGGATGGAAAGAACCCCGCGGCGCTTTCTGCGGGGACAGGAAAAATGGCGAGTGATGAAGATCAAGTATATAAATCTGGACTTTTCGATGGCGGCCAGTAGTAACAGCCGTGATTTCCTTCAGATGGAACCCAGAGAAATTGTGAGATCCGGTATATCAAAAGCTTGACAAAGGTGGAATACACAGCGTTCACTGTTGCACCGATCCTTATCGTCGCCAACcaaattttttttggggaaCCGCGATAAGATCAAAATACGAAGGTCACGTGAGATAGTATGTAGCGGCGCAGCGTCAACATGCAGCCATCTGTACTGCGTGGGCCTCCACACCCTTTTCATGGAAAGTGAACATCATGCCAGTCTTGCAGACACTCTGATGGTGGAAATCATCTAGAGCTAGCCATCAATGTATTTTTGATGTTTGTGAGAAATTGGAGGCGGAAAACGAATGGAAAAGTACCCCATGGGTAGTCGATCACACCTGGTTTACTAAACGGGCCAATcgccatcatgatgatggtgagatAACGTTTTCTAGGAGATGAATCGTTGTCATGGTGTAATTTTCTCCTCATAGTGTCCTTATGAACATTCTGTAACGGTGCGCTGGCCCAGTCATAGTGAGCGGGCCCTTGAGGACTCCCACTTTTCTTCATTCAATCGATCCCACTGATATTgttctgcttcttctcgttGCGTATACTTCCAGTCCAAGTCCAGACAGGTTCTGCAACCGATCCAAGCGTGAGATCCAGTGGGCTCCGTCGACAGCATCCACTTATTGCCTCGACCTTGCAGCTGCTCTACCAGATTGCCGGGAGCCTTATACCTTGGTACTTTTTGGCTCATCGTGCCCTTGCACGACTGCTCATTTGTCGTGACCATGCCTGCGAAGCGCAATGCAAACTCATCCTCCACCT comes from Penicillium oxalicum strain HP7-1 chromosome I, whole genome shotgun sequence and encodes:
- a CDS encoding Eukaryotic peptide chain release factor GTP-binding subunit, yielding MSNQTPESWEDELSRQTDGVNLNAQGRPQAQAPSFQPGAASFQPGAASFTPGASAFVPGQQYPQYGGGGGGYQYNQYGQQAYGYPQQAYGQYGAYNQQPGGYNQYYNQQPGGFQQPQQQQQARQNAPAAASQPAQAAQAPAPKAKVLSIGATSSTAAPKTKVLSIGTPTPAQPAASTPAAPAASTTNATSKGDTKGAVAAEAGAKLTAAKAIDKTEKKADSKAAASGRSSPTPSSGRSSPGRGETAKAARAADAVAKAQQADVDEATLKEIYGERREHINVVFIGHVDAGKSTLGGSLLYCTGMVDDRTMEKYKTEAKAAGRETWYLSWALDLTNEERAKGKTVEVGRAFFKVTVPHPDGPIERHFSILDAPGHKSYVPHMIGGASQADLGCLVISARKGEYETGFEKGGQTREHALLARNTGVQKLVVVVNKMDDPTVEWSKARFEECTVKVIKFLEALGYKKDDIFCMPISAQTTLNIKERLPEGIAPWYNGPSLLEYLTQFKLPERKINAPFMMPISAKYRDMGTMAEGRVESGVIKKNGNYLMMPNRTEVSISALYGETEDEITTASCGDQVRMRLRGVEEEDFFPGFVLCSPKRPVHCVSAFEAKIRILDLKNILTAGFNCVLHVHSAIEEVTFAALLHKLEPGTGRKSKRPPPFANKGQTIIARLEVTSTAGAVCVERFEDYQQLGRFTLRDQGQTIAIGMITKLILPENEA